The Candidatus Omnitrophota bacterium genome includes a region encoding these proteins:
- a CDS encoding response regulator, with translation MSKLLIVDDEQDVREFAKSFFTKRKIDVRTASGGAEALVLIEEDNPDLVLLDVRMGEMTGVETLRKLREKGNNVKVIMVTGVEDQDVIDETKSLGVVNYVHKPLALDELEQIVLKELA, from the coding sequence ATGTCAAAGTTATTAATTGTAGATGATGAACAAGATGTTAGAGAATTTGCAAAGAGTTTTTTTACGAAGCGAAAGATTGACGTAAGAACAGCTTCTGGAGGTGCGGAGGCTTTGGTTCTTATCGAGGAAGATAATCCTGATCTTGTGCTTTTAGATGTGCGCATGGGTGAGATGACAGGAGTTGAGACGTTACGAAAGCTTCGAGAAAAAGGAAACAATGTCAAAGTTATTATGGTTACAGGTGTTGAGGATCAAGACGTTATTGATGAGACAAAAAGTCTTGGCGTGGTCAACTATGTTCATAAGCCTCTGGCTTTAGATGAGCTAGAACAGATTGTACTGAAAGAGCTCGCATAA